The Arabidopsis thaliana chromosome 5, partial sequence genomic interval ATACTCTTAACAAATACAACATGTAAACTATAACCTGCTAAGGTAGGCTGCTAGTAAAGGTCGGAATTAGAGTATCATACAAGTATAACttctttaaagttttaaactcGTTACGTTACGTTCCGTGTGAACAAACAATTATGATCAGCATTACATTTTACAACTGTAGTGCTGTAAACGATAGTTAGGGGGTCGATACTCTATTGATCAAACTTATtgtttgaaacatttttttttttgttagaaacgttgtttgacatttttgttaaaagacaCCAATTGTGAATGCAGCCCCATCTTTTGTAAATTTCTTCACtaatgttttggattttttattggtgaaatatttgattttcaaaaagatttttgATGAAAGTTGTAGATCAGtaatgatcttcttctttttcttctttttttttaccagaaaaaggaaaatgctTTGGTTAAACAATTTGTgaattcaaatgttttttttggattagttTAACCAATATTTCCTCACAGTTTCACATATGTGTAAACCGGTTCGAGTTATTAGTATTTACTCCTATTTAGTAATACACAATCGATAAGAATAAGTTCTTGTACGAATTTATAGGAAATATCGGAGCTTGGTGTTTGATGAGTCCCGAAGACAGAGAGAATCAAATCATGGGAACTCGGCCCAATTTGTGTTGCTTTCCATGCATTTTCACAATAGTTTTCTAGTGTTTTTCAAcactaaataaaaagaataaacacccaaaatagaaattagaaatatttattcatttgataaatttgaGTGACTTCTAAGCAAATCTGAACATCTCATTACCAAAAGTATCTTAGAGTATGTACTTAATTATGTTGCGTTCAATGATGGATGTATGTACAATGGTAACAGTGCCATGAAAATGGTATACATTAAAGTTTCTACATTTCAGTGCTGCATTTAGGAGCTGAGTTATTTGCAGAGTTgatatgagtttttttttctttatagtttcaaatatttacataagtttttagtattttttaatcagcataactttataaaatcatttatttatgttttattttgtgtgatTTTCCGTGAGTttgaacttaaaaaaataggACAGCGTTCACGCCTATTTCTCTCTGGTGCTGCCTTTGGCGTGACTTTGTCTTCAAAACACTTTGCACGTGCACTCGACTCTCCGATCGCCACGTTAGCTACTGAGATTGCtctctgttttaatttttgcGTAttgaaagatagaaaaaaagaactgaAGAAGTGTATTTCACTCGCTTCGCCGCCTGGCTGCAGAGACACATCAGTCTCTTCTTCATGTTAATCATTTGTTCTGATGTTTCTTTCCTTAACTATCATCACTTATATGTTGACATGTGTCACTCATTGTACGTCCCTGGTTCGAACAGCTTGCTTGTTTGGCATGAACCGGTTGCGTGTTGGACGAACTCATTATTCATATCATTacaatgttgttgttttttttgctaaaggTATCATTACAATGTTTGATTTATCAGAAAAATTATTGTGTATACTTTTCATGATGAttgacaaattaaaataaaaattatatttgtgaTAATCCTTTTGCACCGGCCAGTCGGGCCAGAAACAAAATTACGTGTTGTTGAAATTGGCTTTATTTGCTCGTTATTGACTTATTGTTAGTTATCCGAAATAGgaagaatttataaattttccaCGAACACCAACTCTACCGCCCTTTACAACAACCACCCTCCACGCAAACCACATTCGTACAATTACAAATAACAAtgattctcattttttttatttcataatgaTTTATCATTAcactaaacaaataaataaagcataatttaaaagaagaaaagaataagaGCAAAACGTTACGTCAATAGCTTAGAACTGCtctgtttaatttttgtcGTCGTGCCTAGCTAACTCTCATGGTAGCAACTTCGTAGAGTTCTTGACATAAGATCTAATAGCTTTTTATCTGATATTTGTAAAGAAGCTTCTGTTTCTGTGTTTGCATCTGAATCGTTGCTGTTACCGCAAATCTTTTCGATTTGAACATCGATATCTTTTGCAAGCTTTTCAGCACCATCTCTAGAGAGAATGGTGTCGAAACAAATGTATCTACCAAACGCAGTTTTATTACCCAAACCTTCCCACAAACATACGTGAGCTTTAGCCAACCTGTTCACATCCATTGTCGCTAATAATCCGTTACTATACATCTCTTTTGCTCCTGCatttttgcaaaacaaaatatataaataaaagtcaaCAACTTATCAGCtgtcttttgtctctttatcGAAAGGACCACCCGTGAACTACGTACACATATGCTAATAGGAGTATATCTATATAACAATAAACATTATTCTTGGACGGTTTCTCAATTTTGGATTCATATTCATTAtaaggtttgtttttaatttaccTTTGAGATAAGCCAAGGTTGAAGTGGAGTTACGGTTGAAGAAGTCAGGACCAGTTATAAGAGCAGGACATATAGTTGCAAGCTTTAATCCTTTTGAATCAGCTATTCTCCACGCAGCTTTCTCGGCTTTTAGTTTTCCAAGTGCATACCAAAGCTGTGGATTTAGTATAAAGGATGTTAATTATTActatgttattaatttttgaatattctAGCTAGAGCTAAATATGATGAAAATTATGGTTTACTTATTCTAATTACCTTATTATCGATGCAGAGTTGTTCATCGCTCCAGCTTTCTTCATTGATAACAGAGTGGTCAAGACTATTACAGGGATTTTTTTGCCAAGCGCAGGCTAAGAGAGATGATGTGAAGACACATTTTCTCACTGAGGCTGTTCTTGTACACGCTTCGATTACACTCTCGCTCACTTTTGCTTCTAACTCCGCCATTGATTTCTGCAAAACATTAACAGTGAAAATGAGTTACATTTCTTAAACCgtaacatttctttttttttgttagcaCGACTAATTAAGACAGgttgtaaaaagaaaaacaaaagtgaacTTCTGATAGTACTCTTACACAAATTGGTAGGTCCATTTATGTTATTGATTTTATGATGACATGtgtgatatgtttttttactgaaacaaaagttttggtACGTAGACGTTTCAATAAATAGTGGCCACAGGTTAGAAAGGTGTATCAGTACGATTCATATCGCGACCAGACACTTACACATACCCTTATGTAGATAGCTGTCCCTGTTAGTAGGTAGACAAGCTTTCTAAGGTAGTTCACAGTTACtctcaaacacaaaataaatgaacCTATCAATCTAGAAGCGTAGAAAATTCGTTATGctaattaattactatatgATGACTCTTATGAATCAGGTGGTTGAGGATGAATTAGTCAAATAACAacaggaaaagaaaataaccaaatctttcaaatttaagtaaaatattttcattctaTTCCAAAAAGTGTTGAAATGTCACAATGCAAGAGCTATC includes:
- a CDS encoding NAD(P)-binding Rossmann-fold superfamily protein (NAD(P)-binding Rossmann-fold superfamily protein; FUNCTIONS IN: coenzyme binding, binding, cinnamoyl-CoA reductase activity, catalytic activity; INVOLVED IN: lignin biosynthetic process, cellular metabolic process, metabolic process; LOCATED IN: cellular_component unknown; EXPRESSED IN: 22 plant structures; EXPRESSED DURING: 13 growth stages; CONTAINS InterPro DOMAIN/s: NAD-dependent epimerase/dehydratase (InterPro:IPR001509), NAD(P)-binding domain (InterPro:IPR016040); BEST Arabidopsis thaliana protein match is: NAD(P)-binding Rossmann-fold superfamily protein (TAIR:AT2G23910.1); Has 4116 Blast hits to 4108 proteins in 752 species: Archae - 4; Bacteria - 797; Metazoa - 69; Fungi - 490; Plants - 1968; Viruses - 42; Other Eukaryotes - 746 (source: NCBI BLink).); its protein translation is MRIVRATETFSAELKEFMCAAVQRRKDDDGFRGSRGGGKSRNAMDLDSDAGNRLVCVTGGVSYLGRAIVKRLLVHGYSVRIVVDCPEDKEKVSEMEADAETASFSNMITSVVSRLTEIDSLIKAFDGCAGVFHTSAFVDPAGVSGYSKSMAELEAKVSESVIEACTRTASVRKCVFTSSLLACAWQKNPCNSLDHSVINEESWSDEQLCIDNKLWYALGKLKAEKAAWRIADSKGLKLATICPALITGPDFFNRNSTSTLAYLKGAKEMYSNGLLATMDVNRLAKAHVCLWEGLGNKTAFGRYICFDTILSRDGAEKLAKDIDVQIEKICGNSNDSDANTETEASLQISDKKLLDLMSRTLRSCYHES